The segment TGAGGATGAACGAGATGAAGAGCCTTGGATGGATGAGCAAGTTGAGTTTCTTCTTGAAGAGCACCTTGAGCTTGAATTGGAACATGAATCTGATGAACAAGAGTCCTCAGACATTGAGGGGGACTCAGATCTAGAGGAGGATCTAGAGGGAGGACAAGAAGTTTCTTTCTCACTACTCCTGTGTGTGTTTGTCTCCGTTTCTGTCATGGctctaatatattttctctcttttgaagaggattgagatctcATAGGTTTTTCTTGGAtacaaatattatcaatattcgCATCATTCTCATCTACCCCTCTAACAGATTTGTTGGGGTGTCTCGGAGGTTTCCGAGCCTTTTGCTTATTGATGGAGGAGCTTGAGTTCATAAAGTCTTTAAAATGTTTGGTTAagtcatttgaattttgatttgatgCCGGCTCTTCGATCAGTTTTCGTGTTCGTTGATGAACAGGTTTGAGATTCTCCACCAAGGATCGACCAGGTGTCGTCGCACGCTCATTTCGATTTGAATTTTGGTTCTTTTCGGATCTTTTTCCGTGTGGTTGAGAGCGGGATCGTCTTTCGTGACGATGAGAACGGTGTTGACGCGATTGAAAGAAACTCTGCATATGCTGGCGAAAATTAACTTCTTCCTCCTGCAATAGCAACGTAAAAATAGGTTTCAGAATCTCATGACATAATTAACTAGCATATAACAGATATTATTCGTATAAATGTATCATCATTATggaataaaaagtcattttactacatttataataaaaattgttccgCTTGTCCTTTGCTTGGACACTATGGGCGGGTTCATAAGAAGCTGGGAAACCTTCCAACTTTTTAATTGATACcgtaacatttattttacatatcttTCGATCTATCTTTTTTAGACTTGTATGTACGAGTACATACACGTAGTAGTCGCGTTTGACAACttgtttccttttttagaaAGGCAATAACTCGATTAAAATTACGACGTTTGAGTATTTTTCCATTGCAATGTATATACGAGTATTAAAGATATattgattttgtatattaattcatCAGAGATTTGATTAGAAATGAgtatcataaatatacatatatattgattcCTTAAAGAGTCTAATAATTCTTACCTCTTCTTGATTAAATTTGGGCATTGATTTAGCTCTTTGACATCGTCGCTCGGATCGAGCGTCGCTATTTGGACCAAAGAACTTTGCTGTGTGGCCCAATAAGGGGTTTTCGGTCGTACAAGTAGTCAAGCTATTATTCAAACTCATGAGCTTTTGTTTTCTCCGCAATTCCTTGTCCCTTTCTTCTAACTCTTCCAATTTGGATTTCCCGTAGTCTTGGATAAGCGTCCAAAAACGAACCACGGTCTCTTCTTGCGTTTTCCTTTCGACGGATCCTGGGCGCTGCCTTCTCATAATACGTATGGCATCCCATGGCTTCATCTCATGATAGTAAATCAAGTAACAGGCGCACAGGACTCCCGTTCTTCCTCTTCCTTCTGCACAATGGACTCCAATGGcctttgtaaaataaacatatctacACTCATCTACACTTCCTATTatagaatgaacaaaaataaatacctcTCCTTCTTTCCGTGCTTCATCCATTATGgtaataaatttctttatatctgCAATGGTTGGTCCTGTAAAATCTTCTACAGGAATGAGTGtccattttaaatttggaaaggCATAGGAAGGAGGAAGTTTTTCAGGAGAAAGAGAAATTAGATGATCAATTCCTTGTTCCACACAAAAACGGACTTGATCTCTAGACTTGGGCCATCCCATTCCAGCAAGTTCATCTTGTGCCACCCAGGTAAAATTGATGGGTGCTTCTATATCCCTCCACTCAGGAGGAACTTCCTCTCGAACAATGGGCTCATCATTAAAGGGAGTGGATTCTCTTTTCTCTCGTTTAAATCGATTAGGTCCCATGACGACTTATAACGAATAACGATCTACATAGATAATAACAAATGAGGACATTCAACTCAATCattaaatgttcctttttttcctttttcttcttttcaagaATACTGACCTCAGgcgttatatatttttatcaggaTTTGATAGGATTCACAGCTCACACAAAGGTATCCTAAGCAGTAATCTTGTAGTCAAACAAACGCTGacacaaatatgaaattataggAAAGAGCACAATAGTAtgttactaaaaattatttcctcaGTAACCCTCTTGTTGTATGTACATTGGCAAATAAACTACTAATTTTCCctcaaatcattttaaattgatgaaaagAAAGTCTCGAAAGGATGAAGGGTCGTGTCGGGTCACGCATGCAACAATTTTTCCCCTTATTTTTCCCGCTGGCCAAGAAGTGAAAGCTTCCATGTACAATTTCAATACACTCTTATTCTCCTTATTACTGGGtgagtaaaataaattgtattccggGTTGAAAGCATCATAAAATGATACATAACTGCATAATTTTGTGTGTTGCAAGCAactattacatacatacatagtcaGGATGAAACGTAATACTTGGCGAAGAAAAAGTCACATTGGTTTCACCTATAACTAAGCATACAAAGAATAGTAGTAGCTTAGTCTACTTTTACTACTTTTTACTATGATTATTTGTGTGAACGTGTTGTAGGAGCTGACCTACAGGACACGTAAGGTGCGAGTAAAAAGAGAGaatatgaaacatttatttccTTACAGTGTCATTTCCcctattcaaaaattagaaagttttttgtatttccATCGTCATTGGACCTTATTACTGTACCACAAACATGAAGTGTTATGCTTCATAATCAATCACCTCTGAAACTTACTTATCCTAGCTATCCTGATCCTCATTCTCCATCTACTATTACATAAATCAAATCTTAACTTACgattaaaagattaaatatagtaatatatcattttacaaAAGGGAAattgtgaattaaattttctatagcATTTctttcattggaaaaaaaaatcatgtgagTTCGAAAATCTTATTTACATTGTGTCAAAAGTAAAAGGTTACAATAATAGTTAGTAGATTGTTATCAATCAacaaaactttcaaataaagttGGCATGCGTCAGATTAATTCGTTGAATGACAGAAGTGACtatgtacttttaaatataatatttggatcAATTCATTAGGTGTTTCTTTTAaggcatcaaaaaatatttttaacaaaattcaataatattcaaaccaTAATTATAATCTCTATTTCAAAGTAAAATGCTGTTTAAGGAACATCAAGGAAATGTTAGTTATGTTCTTATTTTTGCAAGCTCATCTATTCTTTCATACTCTTGATACTAACACCTTCCATGTTGAAggtatatttcatttgtttgaTTAGATAGCAGAGGTGGAAAAGGGCCCTTTTAATGCAAGCCCtttatattttcatcgagtTCCGTTTATGTCCTAAGATTTCTTAAAAGTTCATTTCAAGGGTTCCATAGTTtctaagttgtttttttttcaatacagtatacaataacttttgaaattaagtCAAGACGCAAGTCTTTAAAATGTGTACTCAAGTTCAAATCGAGCCGCACctctattaatcattattagttACTTTATAAGAGTTATAATTAACTCCCTGACGAAGTTGAATGGAGgttatatttttgcctctgtttgttagtcaccaggataaGGGCAAAAGCTGAAGATCGATTTAACTCAAACTtagtacaaagattatatatggtcacagtaaaaggcaattaaattttgagaggtaaagGTTCAAAATGcttaatcgaccataactttggaacgaattgagatacataactcaatttgattttaggcaaAAATTTTGTGATCAACCGAGCGCCCACTGGATTTAatgttgtgtcaatccttatttagtaCTGAAAACTGTCCCGTTCAGTTTCAAtgcagttcagtcctgcatatcagtccaaaaacttataaagtttggaacTGGATAACGCTACTAAACtacttttcctcttttttttttaatcagttcaagTACTGACACTCTTAAGGAGCGGTCCCCATGAATGATAGGACCAGTTCTAAGACTGAACTGGTCCTAATatataaggaccaacacaaaaCTAGTTACAAGTATCTGAATAGACAGAGTCTTCATtagatagatataaatattgcatatttgcAGAAATTCTTGTTTAGAGCAAATCAAACCAAAATAAGACAATtcatgctttttaatagaataattcaaTTAGGTCATATATATAGAAGTCaaatgcatataaaataaaccctaaaaactaattaacatatatcttaataaatctTTGTATACGCCCAGAAAgcatatttcaaattcttctCTAAAATTTAGGTCATGATTGATCAAGCTATCAATTGGTgctataatgtataatttattttgatagtttatagaatttcaaattgttaataGTTTGACATCATGAATAAATACTGCATCtcatatgtattgtataaattatgcaattatatttataaaaattaaatatttgagtgAAAGTCTAAAATGTTCtgtgattttgtatttatgatgaATTCTTTACGACCAAATCTTGAGTTTGTTTAACACATTATTTATAGTCTATTATTAGTATGGTTTGAACtgataaacaaattatacttatacGGATTAAAGGTGCtgtttttgcatttatttcatatattaaatgaaaaaacaactgCTGGGAGTATGGAAAGAGTAGGATTTAATCATATTTAGTAAAACAAGTTAGgagatattttgatttaaaaatttgattttctataaaaattcaattgttgTCCACCtactaattcaaaatttttgctgttgtgtaatataataattaccaCCTATGTTTGCTCAGCTTCATCACTCGAACAATTATCTAGGAACTGAAGGAAAGTGGCGACAAACATATCAATGGAGGTGGGATGATAACTTTTAATTCTGACATTTCGTCTAGCCATAGTTGACGAAATTAACACTTATTTAATATAGTTCCATTTTCAAAAGttaagtcttttatttttacaaagtctgggcttatattgtatatattaccAACAGAGGGTGCCTGAGTTCCAGGGACATGCTTGGTTGTTTTATatgtctacttgctaaatttctgACTGATTTGTTCGACCGTTTTGGATTCCgtgtgtgataacaccaaaacagacttataaatacataaaagataAGTTCACCCACTACAAATCCTCATATAttttacttgtatatatatatttcaaaaaaatgagctTAATTTATACTTTGGAGAGCACTTTAGAGCTGGGAGGAgtgaattatttgtaaaataaaaaaataaaaatttgtttgtattacTTATTGGAACGTGAGTATAAAAACGATTTTAACAGTTATCATTTGACAATGTTTTTTGgtattccaaagtatttttatatacataaattactcaCCTGTACCAGATACTGCAAAATTCggattaatacaaatttttggtataagatcaactttttgtcaaatacaaatttttactcACAAACAACGCAAGGCTGCATAAGGTAGGAATTGCACGctgtttttgaaagtgaagGAAAGAACTgttatttaacacttttttgtGCTGCTATCtggtatttttaaattcaaaaaaagtgaaAGCCATGCCTTCCTCCTAGTATTGTGATCTATATAAGAATAAGAATGctataaaatgttcaaataagaCCAACGTTTAACAATTTACTAcaccctaaaaaaatatctatatagaaACTTCGTCCAACtcacatatataaaatcattatgGAGTGGGCCATAGTAGGAGCGCTCACAAGATTTTAAATCGCTCTTTGGCTCATTAAGATTTTAACGAAAATGTATTTGTaggaactaaaaaaatgaacacataACAGAACAGGAGCAAAAAAACGGTCACAAAATGAGTCAGTGGTTGTGAGTGGTAGAACACTCTTGATTTCTTTACTGGCAAACTAATgctttgtaaatatgtattcaaaaatatgttttacaaatGTTCTTTAGTAAGCTTATGTCTTGAACTATTCGTAATAATCATACATCACATCcagaaaatatggactttttaatttcaaagcTATTAGAAATAGGAAGAAAAACCTTGCTACTaatctttattatcaaaaaacaatgaaaaatgacTGTATTTATGAACTAAATATGCCACAAatgtaattatcaattaaagcaaaaaatgcatatctatattaattaaggaAAGTTTGTCTCTTTATCTG is part of the Lepeophtheirus salmonis chromosome 7, UVic_Lsal_1.4, whole genome shotgun sequence genome and harbors:
- the LOC121121548 gene encoding uncharacterized protein isoform X2, with protein sequence MKHGKKERYVYFTKAIGVHCAEGRGRTGVLCACYLIYYHEMKPWDAIRIMRRQRPGSVERKTQEETVVRFWTLIQDYGKSKLEELEERDKELRRKQKLMSLNNSLTTCTTENPLLGHTAKFFGPNSDARSERRCQRAKSMPKFNQEEEEEVNFRQHMQSFFQSRQHRSHRHERRSRSQPHGKRSEKNQNSNRNERATTPGRSLVENLKPVHQRTRKLIEEPASNQNSNDLTKHFKDFMNSSSSINKQKARKPPRHPNKSVRGVDENDANIDNICIQEKPMRSQSSSKERKYIRAMTETETNTHRSSEKETSCPPSRSSSRSESPSMSEDSCSSDSCSNSSSRCSSRRNSTCSSIQGSSSRSSSPYTSSSSSSEFSSSKKVPNSPPSFKPTYTVENISSTTYDYYTRIRSRAAANRTESKKPMECYPSITNIPSQSTTSDSRFRRAQTELSDRPYTSAYSTRNYSSVLNNYDIDQKYLSNRNINSNSPYNSSSSRSITANSIVVDRALSSLRCGNSSNILNRRFRTDKTLEYPTPLVRDSWKRTNQRFNYSRFVSTSPETFV
- the LOC121121548 gene encoding uncharacterized protein isoform X1, whose product is MGPNRFKREKRESTPFNDEPIVREEVPPEWRDIEAPINFTWVAQDELAGMGWPKSRDQVRFCVEQGIDHLISLSPEKLPPSYAFPNLKWTLIPVEDFTGPTIADIKKFITIMDEARKEGEAIGVHCAEGRGRTGVLCACYLIYYHEMKPWDAIRIMRRQRPGSVERKTQEETVVRFWTLIQDYGKSKLEELEERDKELRRKQKLMSLNNSLTTCTTENPLLGHTAKFFGPNSDARSERRCQRAKSMPKFNQEEEEEVNFRQHMQSFFQSRQHRSHRHERRSRSQPHGKRSEKNQNSNRNERATTPGRSLVENLKPVHQRTRKLIEEPASNQNSNDLTKHFKDFMNSSSSINKQKARKPPRHPNKSVRGVDENDANIDNICIQEKPMRSQSSSKERKYIRAMTETETNTHRSSEKETSCPPSRSSSRSESPSMSEDSCSSDSCSNSSSRCSSRRNSTCSSIQGSSSRSSSPYTSSSSSSEFSSSKKVPNSPPSFKPTYTVENISSTTYDYYTRIRSRAAANRTESKKPMECYPSITNIPSQSTTSDSRFRRAQTELSDRPYTSAYSTRNYSSVLNNYDIDQKYLSNRNINSNSPYNSSSSRSITANSIVVDRALSSLRCGNSSNILNRRFRTDKTLEYPTPLVRDSWKRTNQRFNYSRFVSTSPETFV